The DNA sequence AAGAATGAAATTTATTTGCGACACAGAGCGATGCATTGAATGCAACGGTTGTGTCACAGCCTGTAAAAACGATAACGAAGTGCCTTGGGGTGTTAATCGTCGCCGCGTTGTAACGGTGAATGACGGCATCATTGGTCAAGAAAAATCAGTATCAGTTGCATGTATGCACTGTAGCGATGCTCCTTGCATGGCGGTATGCCCAGTAGATTGCTTCTACCGCACCGATGAGGGCGTTGTGTTGCACGATAAAGATATCTGTATCGGTTGCGGCTACTGCTCTTTTGCTTGCCCATTTGGCGCACCACAATTCTTGAGCAAGGGTGCCTTCGGCACTCGTAGCAAGATGGATAAGTGCACATTCTGTAGCGGCGGTCCAGAAGAAAACGGCAGCGTTGCCGAATTCGAGAAGTATGGACGCAATCGCTTGGCAGAAGGTAAGTTGCCACTTTGCGCTGAGATGTGTTCAACCAAGGCATTGATTGGTGGCGACAGCGACATCATTTCTGGCATCTTCAATAATCGTGTGGCAATGCGTGAGAAGAACGGTAAGTACCCAGGATCCAAAGCGTTTGGTTGGACGACTGCCTATGGCGGTCCAGATACACCAGCGCCAACACCAACGCCTGCTGCAAAAATTCCAGGAGCCAAATAATGAAAGTTAATTTCAAAACTCTCGGTTTGTGTTTTGCAGCAGCAACGCTGTTGGCTGCCTGCTCTGAGCCTCCAGAAATTGCCGCTAAGGCCGCCAAGCGTCCGGACGTTGCTCCTTACATGGGTGCGAACAACGGCTTTATGACTAAGAATTGGACGCCAGGTAATCAGGCTAGTTGGACTGAGTCTGTTGATAAGCGCACTCAAGGTCAGAACGAATACAGTCGCGTTAAGTGATCAACTAAATAACAATAAATAAAACGAAAACGTTTAAGGACATGTGTATGAAACGATCATTTTCAAAAGTTCTACGCGCTTTAGTGGTGACCGCAGGTTTGTCGCTAACTTTGGCAAGCGGGATCAGTTTCGCTGAGCGTGCACCGATGGCGCCGCTGCCATCTGCTAGCGGAGTAGATATTCCGCCATTGTCTGTGCCGGCTAATCCAAATGCTTTAGCCAATGGAACGCAGGCTCAGTCTCAGCCAGCAAACCCATCAATTTTTACTACTGCCAACAGCGATCCATACAACTATGTCAGTATTCCTGACAAAGAGGCTAGTGTATTGATTCAGCGTTCCGGTCAAGAGTGGCGCGTGATTCGTAATGGTGTGATTACTGTTTATGGCGGCTGGTTGCTGGCCATCGCCTTCTTCGGCATCATTGCGATGTACACAATCAAGGGCTCAATCAAGTTGCATGAGCCAATGTCCGGCGTCAAAATTAAGCGCTTTAGCGCATTTGATCGCTTGGTCCACTGGTTGATGGCATTTAGCTTTTTA is a window from the Polynucleobacter sp. MWH-Aus1W21 genome containing:
- the fdh3B gene encoding formate dehydrogenase FDH3 subunit beta: MARMKFICDTERCIECNGCVTACKNDNEVPWGVNRRRVVTVNDGIIGQEKSVSVACMHCSDAPCMAVCPVDCFYRTDEGVVLHDKDICIGCGYCSFACPFGAPQFLSKGAFGTRSKMDKCTFCSGGPEENGSVAEFEKYGRNRLAEGKLPLCAEMCSTKALIGGDSDIISGIFNNRVAMREKNGKYPGSKAFGWTTAYGGPDTPAPTPTPAAKIPGAK